From the Sphingomonas aliaeris genome, one window contains:
- the kdpF gene encoding K(+)-transporting ATPase subunit F encodes MTLDLWLAAITALGLLIYLVAVLIRPERF; translated from the coding sequence ATGACGCTCGACCTCTGGCTCGCCGCGATCACCGCGCTCGGGCTGCTCATCTATCTGGTGGCGGTGTTGATCCGCCCCGAACGCTTCTAG
- a CDS encoding SLC13 family permease, with translation MPFDQILTLAVLVAVVAALIWDKVRADVVALAGAAVLLMAGVVRPVAMQGAFASPAIVALASLFVIAYALELSGLLDRAIERAVSMCRRLGTAGIWLLLSMIGCVSCFLNSTPIVVLGAPVVRDVATALGQSPKRYLIPLSYVTILTGCCTLIGTSTNLLVDDMASVAGQPRFGIFEVTPVGLPMAIVGGLYLFLFSNRLLGGRHADEVPEGGPVSVDATRIASASVGNASVFAEHRPLQPRKAIAALTVFAGAIALATAGVAPIAATAFAGAVLLILLRVISADEAYHGLKPEILVLIAGMVVIGIAMEESGLAAGISSTLISSVHGLDPLIALVALYLVTMVLTELLSNATVAVLVTPIAVALADSLAVSPRPFLVAVMMAASAAFATPFGYQTNVIVYQMAGYRYMDFVRLGLPLNLLTCAVAVAAIRIFFPF, from the coding sequence ATGCCGTTCGACCAGATCCTGACGCTCGCCGTCCTCGTTGCGGTCGTCGCCGCGCTCATCTGGGACAAGGTGCGGGCCGACGTGGTCGCGCTTGCGGGTGCGGCGGTGCTGCTGATGGCGGGCGTCGTCCGGCCGGTTGCGATGCAGGGCGCGTTTGCCAGCCCGGCGATCGTCGCGCTCGCCTCGCTCTTCGTCATCGCCTATGCGCTTGAGCTCTCGGGATTGCTCGACCGCGCGATCGAGCGCGCCGTCTCCATGTGCCGCCGACTGGGGACCGCAGGCATCTGGCTGTTGCTGTCGATGATCGGCTGCGTATCCTGTTTCCTGAATTCGACACCGATCGTCGTCCTGGGCGCGCCGGTGGTGCGTGACGTAGCGACGGCACTCGGCCAGAGCCCGAAACGCTATCTGATTCCGCTGTCCTACGTGACCATCCTGACGGGGTGCTGCACCCTGATCGGCACCTCGACCAACCTGCTTGTCGACGACATGGCGAGCGTCGCGGGCCAGCCGCGCTTCGGCATCTTCGAGGTGACGCCGGTCGGCTTGCCGATGGCGATCGTCGGGGGGCTCTACCTCTTCCTTTTCAGCAATCGACTGCTCGGCGGAAGGCATGCGGACGAGGTACCGGAAGGCGGGCCTGTGTCGGTCGACGCCACGCGGATCGCCAGTGCCTCGGTCGGCAATGCCAGCGTCTTCGCCGAGCATCGCCCGCTCCAGCCGCGAAAGGCGATCGCCGCACTGACCGTCTTTGCAGGGGCCATCGCGCTGGCCACCGCGGGCGTTGCGCCGATCGCCGCCACCGCTTTTGCAGGGGCGGTGCTGCTCATCCTGTTGCGCGTCATCAGCGCGGACGAGGCGTATCACGGCCTCAAACCCGAGATACTGGTGCTGATCGCAGGGATGGTGGTGATTGGGATCGCCATGGAGGAAAGCGGGTTGGCGGCGGGCATTTCCAGCACGCTGATTTCCAGCGTGCACGGGCTCGATCCGCTGATCGCACTGGTGGCGCTGTATCTGGTTACGATGGTCCTGACCGAATTGCTGTCGAACGCTACGGTCGCTGTGTTGGTCACCCCGATCGCGGTGGCGCTCGCCGACAGCCTGGCGGTCAGCCCGCGTCCGTTCCTGGTGGCGGTGATGATGGCGGCAAGCGCAGCGTTCGCGACGCCGTTCGGCTATCAAACCAACGTCATCGTCTACCAAATGGCCGGCTACCGCTACATGGATTTCGTTCGACTTGGCTTGCCACTCAACCTGCTGACATGCGCCGTTGCAGTCGCGGCGATCCGCATCTTCTTCCCTTTCTAG
- the kdpB gene encoding potassium-transporting ATPase subunit KdpB — protein MARTAKTSLFTADLIAPAIGEAFHKLDPRQLIRNPVMFVTAVVAALMTILLVIGHDDLSTGFKLQLVVWLWLTVLFGTFAEALAEGRGKAQAASLRATKAELTARRMKGDQIEQVPASALRAGDIVLVTAGGTGGGDLIPADGEVVSGVASVNEAAITGESAPVIREAGGDRSAVTAGTRVVSDEIRIRVTANPGEGFLDRMIALVEGAQRQKTPNEIALTVLLVGLTIIFLIAVGTIPGFASYAGGSVPVAMLAALLITLIPTTIAALLSAIGIAGMDRLVRYNVLAKSGRAVEAAGDIDVLLLDKTGTITIGDRQASEFRAVGGVSDGELAEAALLASLADETPEGRSIVLLARERFGVTVAALPDGAEVIPFTAQTRISGVRTDGMLIQKGAVESILKANPGAGQTAAATALRRATDEIARAGGTPLAVAKDGRLLGAIFLKDVVKAGIRERFGELRTMGIRTVMITGDNPLTAAAIAAEAGVDDFLAQATPEDKLALIRKEQDGGKLVAMCGDGTNDAPALAQSDVGVAMNTGTQAAREAGNMVDLDSDPTKLIEIVGLGKQLLMTRGALTTFSVANDVAKYFAIIPAIFVALYPGLGVLNVMGLATPQSAILSAIIFNAVIIPLLVPLALRGVKYTPMAAGPLLARNLTVYGLGGLIAPFVGIKIIDLAVGGLGLA, from the coding sequence ATGGCACGCACCGCGAAAACGTCGCTCTTCACCGCAGACCTGATCGCTCCGGCGATCGGCGAGGCATTCCACAAACTCGATCCCAGACAGCTGATCCGCAACCCGGTGATGTTCGTCACCGCCGTCGTCGCCGCGCTGATGACGATCCTGCTCGTCATCGGACACGACGACCTGTCGACCGGCTTCAAGCTGCAACTGGTCGTCTGGCTGTGGCTGACCGTGCTGTTCGGCACGTTCGCCGAAGCGCTGGCAGAGGGCCGCGGCAAGGCACAGGCGGCCAGCCTGCGCGCGACCAAGGCGGAACTGACCGCGCGGCGGATGAAGGGGGACCAGATCGAGCAGGTTCCGGCAAGCGCACTGCGCGCCGGCGACATCGTGCTGGTCACGGCTGGCGGCACGGGAGGCGGCGACCTGATCCCGGCGGACGGCGAGGTCGTGTCCGGCGTCGCATCGGTCAACGAGGCGGCGATCACGGGAGAAAGCGCGCCGGTGATCCGCGAGGCGGGCGGCGACCGTTCGGCGGTGACCGCAGGCACGCGCGTCGTGTCGGACGAGATCCGCATCCGCGTCACGGCCAATCCGGGCGAAGGGTTCCTCGACCGGATGATCGCGCTGGTCGAAGGCGCGCAGCGGCAGAAGACGCCGAACGAGATCGCGCTGACGGTGTTGCTGGTCGGGCTGACGATCATCTTCCTGATCGCGGTCGGCACCATTCCGGGCTTCGCATCCTATGCCGGCGGCAGCGTGCCGGTGGCGATGCTCGCCGCCTTGCTGATCACGCTGATCCCGACGACGATCGCGGCCCTTTTGTCGGCGATCGGCATCGCCGGAATGGACCGGCTGGTGCGATACAACGTGCTCGCCAAATCGGGGCGCGCGGTGGAGGCGGCCGGCGATATCGACGTGCTGCTGCTGGACAAGACGGGGACGATCACGATCGGCGACCGTCAGGCGAGCGAATTCCGCGCCGTCGGCGGCGTCAGCGACGGGGAACTCGCCGAGGCGGCACTGCTCGCCAGCCTGGCGGACGAGACGCCCGAGGGCCGATCGATCGTGCTGCTGGCGCGCGAGCGGTTCGGCGTGACGGTCGCCGCGCTGCCGGACGGCGCGGAGGTCATCCCGTTCACCGCGCAGACGCGTATCTCGGGCGTCCGGACCGATGGCATGCTGATCCAGAAGGGCGCGGTGGAGTCGATCCTGAAGGCCAATCCGGGTGCCGGGCAGACCGCGGCGGCGACCGCGCTGCGCCGCGCCACGGACGAGATCGCGCGTGCCGGCGGGACGCCGCTGGCCGTCGCGAAGGACGGCCGCCTGCTGGGTGCGATCTTCCTGAAGGATGTGGTCAAGGCGGGCATCCGCGAGCGGTTCGGCGAACTGCGCACGATGGGCATCCGCACGGTGATGATCACCGGCGACAATCCGCTGACCGCCGCGGCGATCGCCGCCGAGGCCGGGGTGGACGATTTCCTGGCGCAGGCGACACCGGAGGACAAGCTGGCGCTGATCCGCAAGGAACAGGATGGCGGCAAGCTGGTCGCGATGTGCGGCGACGGAACCAACGATGCGCCCGCGCTGGCGCAGTCCGATGTCGGCGTGGCGATGAACACCGGCACGCAGGCCGCGCGCGAGGCCGGCAACATGGTCGACCTGGACAGCGATCCGACCAAGCTGATCGAGATCGTCGGGCTGGGCAAGCAGTTGCTGATGACGCGCGGGGCGCTGACCACGTTTTCGGTGGCGAACGACGTCGCGAAATATTTCGCGATCATCCCGGCGATCTTCGTCGCCTTGTATCCCGGGCTGGGCGTGCTGAACGTGATGGGGCTGGCGACGCCGCAATCGGCGATCCTGAGCGCGATCATCTTCAACGCCGTGATCATCCCGCTGCTCGTGCCGCTGGCGCTGCGGGGCGTGAAATACACGCCGATGGCCGCCGGGCCGCTGCTCGCGCGCAACCTCACCGTCTACGGCCTGGGCGGCCTGATCGCCCCGTTCGTCGGCATCAAGATCATCGACCTGGCCGTTGGCGGCCTGGGTCTCGCCTGA
- the kdpA gene encoding potassium-transporting ATPase subunit KdpA: MTFQGWILILGFVAILLALTRPMGSWLFALYEGRRTPLHPMLAPVERGFYRLSGIDPQVEQGWRRYALHMLLFNTVLMVLTYAVLRLQGVLPGNPQGLPGLSGHLAFNTAVSFTTNTNWQSYGGESTLSNFSQTFGLTIHNFLSAATGIALAFALFRGFARRSATTIGNFWADMTRVTLYLLLPLCALLTLFYIASGVPQTLAGTVDVTTLEGARQTLALGPVASQEAIKMLGTNGGGFFNANSAHPFENPTALTNLIQMLSIFAIGFGLTWTFGKAVGNTRQGWAILSAMIILFTIGVGITYWQEAAGNPIVHHLAVAGGNMEGKEVRFGIAATALFSVVTTAASCGAVNGMHDSFTAIGGMIPLINIQLGEVVIGGVGAGIYGFLLFAILAVFVAGLMVGRVPEYLGKKIGNLEVKLAVLAIATLPLIILGFSAISAVVEPGLAGPLNKGPHGFSEIVYAFTSAVGNNGSAFAGLSANTPYYDGMLGVAMWLGRFFVIVPMLAIAGSLAAKKYTPESAGSFPTTGGLWVGLLVGTILILGGLTFLPSLALGPIADHLAMIAGKTF; this comes from the coding sequence ATGACATTTCAGGGATGGATCCTGATCCTCGGCTTCGTCGCCATTCTCCTCGCGCTGACCCGGCCTATGGGATCGTGGCTGTTCGCATTGTACGAAGGACGGCGTACGCCGCTCCATCCGATGCTCGCCCCGGTCGAGCGCGGTTTCTACAGACTGTCCGGCATCGACCCGCAGGTCGAGCAAGGGTGGCGGCGATACGCGCTGCACATGCTGCTATTCAACACCGTGCTGATGGTCCTGACCTACGCCGTATTGCGGCTGCAGGGCGTGTTGCCCGGCAATCCCCAGGGGTTGCCGGGTCTCAGCGGGCATCTTGCCTTCAATACGGCGGTCAGCTTCACAACCAATACCAACTGGCAAAGTTATGGCGGGGAATCGACCCTGTCGAACTTCAGCCAGACGTTCGGCCTGACGATTCACAACTTCCTGTCGGCAGCGACCGGTATCGCGCTCGCATTCGCTCTGTTTCGCGGTTTCGCGCGGCGCTCTGCCACCACGATCGGCAATTTCTGGGCCGATATGACGCGCGTCACTTTGTATCTCCTGCTTCCGCTCTGCGCGCTGCTCACGCTGTTTTACATCGCAAGCGGGGTGCCGCAGACGCTGGCGGGCACGGTCGACGTGACGACGCTGGAAGGCGCGAGGCAGACGCTGGCGCTCGGGCCCGTCGCCAGCCAGGAAGCGATCAAGATGCTCGGCACCAACGGCGGCGGCTTCTTCAACGCCAACAGCGCGCATCCCTTCGAGAACCCGACCGCGCTGACCAACCTAATCCAGATGCTGTCGATTTTCGCGATCGGCTTCGGCCTGACCTGGACGTTCGGCAAGGCGGTCGGCAACACGCGCCAGGGGTGGGCGATCCTCTCGGCGATGATCATCCTTTTCACGATCGGTGTCGGCATCACCTACTGGCAGGAAGCCGCCGGCAACCCGATCGTCCACCATCTGGCGGTTGCGGGTGGCAATATGGAGGGCAAGGAGGTGCGTTTCGGCATCGCCGCGACCGCCTTGTTCTCGGTCGTCACCACTGCCGCCTCGTGCGGCGCGGTCAACGGCATGCATGACAGCTTCACCGCGATCGGCGGTATGATCCCGCTGATCAACATCCAACTGGGCGAGGTCGTGATCGGGGGCGTCGGCGCCGGAATCTACGGCTTCCTGCTGTTCGCCATCCTCGCGGTTTTCGTCGCCGGGTTGATGGTGGGGCGGGTGCCGGAGTATTTGGGGAAGAAGATCGGGAATCTGGAGGTGAAGCTCGCGGTATTAGCTATCGCGACTTTGCCGCTGATAATCCTGGGTTTCAGCGCGATCAGCGCGGTCGTGGAGCCCGGGCTGGCGGGGCCGCTCAATAAAGGCCCGCACGGCTTTTCGGAGATCGTGTACGCGTTCACCAGCGCGGTCGGGAACAACGGATCGGCCTTTGCCGGGCTGAGCGCCAACACGCCCTATTACGACGGAATGCTGGGCGTCGCGATGTGGCTGGGCCGATTTTTCGTGATCGTGCCGATGCTGGCCATCGCGGGAAGCCTGGCCGCGAAGAAATACACGCCGGAAAGCGCAGGATCGTTCCCCACGACCGGCGGACTGTGGGTCGGGCTGCTCGTCGGCACGATCCTGATCCTCGGCGGGCTCACGTTCCTGCCGAGCCTCGCGCTCGGCCCGATCGCCGATCATCTCGCGATGATCGCCGGCAAAACCTTCTGA
- the kdpC gene encoding potassium-transporting ATPase subunit KdpC: MGKDFTSALRPAFVMTILFAIVLGILYPLAMTGIGQAIFPHQANGSLIRQGGTVIGSSVVGQAFTSERYFQTRPSAAGKGYDGLASSGSNLGPTSKALVDRIAADVARRRAEGMTGALPADLVTASGSGLDPDLSPASALAQVDRVARVRNMPVARVRSLVEAHVETPLFGILGDPKVNVLALNRALDAAGG; encoded by the coding sequence ATGGGCAAGGACTTTACCAGCGCGTTGCGCCCCGCTTTCGTCATGACGATCCTGTTCGCCATCGTGCTCGGCATTCTCTATCCTCTGGCGATGACCGGCATCGGACAAGCGATCTTCCCGCATCAGGCGAATGGCAGCCTGATCAGGCAGGGCGGCACGGTCATCGGATCCAGCGTGGTCGGGCAGGCCTTTACCAGCGAACGCTATTTCCAGACGCGCCCGTCCGCCGCCGGCAAGGGCTATGACGGGCTCGCCTCGTCCGGTTCCAACCTGGGCCCGACATCGAAGGCGCTGGTCGATCGCATCGCGGCCGACGTCGCACGACGCCGCGCCGAGGGCATGACCGGCGCACTGCCCGCCGATCTGGTCACCGCATCCGGTTCCGGTCTCGACCCCGATCTGTCACCGGCATCGGCGCTGGCGCAGGTCGACCGGGTGGCGCGGGTCCGCAACATGCCCGTCGCGCGTGTGCGATCGCTGGTCGAGGCGCATGTCGAGACGCCGCTGTTCGGAATATTGGGCGATCCCAAGGTCAACGTGCTGGCGCTGAACCGCGCGCTGGATGCCGCCGGCGGATGA
- a CDS encoding membrane-bound PQQ-dependent dehydrogenase, glucose/quinate/shikimate family gives MDATAGPTAASGRGSTRQGGVLAAIVGGLVGLIGLILAIGGVWLVAVGGSPYYLIAGIAMVVSGWLLIRGRVAGARLYAAIVALTILWAFWEVGTNGWALVPRVIAPLVLLVAVLLVVPSITHGAHRWRKALVSIAAIVGMTALGGVVLGQMNRPRVLATLPVSGRTMGDPAQMQAGADWPAYGGSYSARRFTPLTQITPANVNTLERAWTIHTGDLPSAEAKGTYGAENTPLKIGDTLYVCTPKSIVIALDPASGQQRWRYDPQVPDSAIPYTAACRGVSYFAVPGAAAGDACATRIIWGTLDAHIFAIDARSGRPCEGFGTHGRVDAKIGMGDTPPGFVSINSPPTIVRGVVVTGHQVLDGQDRWAPSGVIQGFDAVTGRLRWAWDMMHPDWSGYPPAGQTWARGTPNMWTIASGDEQLGLVYLPMGNAAADYYSSLRRPPENAFATSLVALDVTTGKPRWRFQAVRKDVWDYDFGAQATLVDYRGTPALVLPSKQGDMYILDRRTGRALTPVGTIRAPGGGVEPQERSPFQIVSNWHTLRKPVLTERDMWGMSPIDQMICRIQFRKARYEGFFTPPNTDRRSITYPGYNGGTDWGGVAVDPQRGVIVANYNDMPNYTRLVPRARANELGWAPRNQARGRIGGAEGAGDPQANTPYAVDVNAGWRMKFTGMLCKQPPYGGIRAIDMATGKTIWDRPFGTARTNGPFGIPSMLPLTIGTPNNGGAVVTASGLIFIAAATDNLIRAIDLATGETLWTKTLPGGGQATPMVYEQGGREYLVIYAGGHHFMETPVSDQVIAYALPAR, from the coding sequence ATGGACGCTACCGCCGGTCCCACCGCCGCATCCGGACGCGGGTCCACGCGGCAAGGTGGTGTCCTTGCGGCGATAGTCGGCGGGCTGGTCGGGCTGATCGGTCTGATACTGGCGATCGGCGGCGTCTGGCTCGTTGCGGTCGGGGGATCGCCATATTACCTGATCGCCGGCATCGCGATGGTCGTTTCGGGATGGCTGTTGATCCGGGGGCGCGTGGCGGGCGCCCGGTTGTATGCCGCGATCGTCGCGCTGACGATCCTCTGGGCCTTTTGGGAAGTCGGCACGAACGGTTGGGCGTTGGTGCCCCGCGTGATCGCGCCATTGGTACTGCTGGTCGCGGTGCTGCTGGTCGTCCCGTCGATCACGCACGGCGCGCATCGCTGGCGGAAGGCGCTTGTATCGATCGCCGCTATCGTCGGAATGACGGCGCTTGGCGGCGTGGTGTTGGGGCAGATGAACCGCCCGCGTGTCCTGGCAACGCTCCCGGTTTCTGGCCGGACGATGGGCGATCCGGCGCAGATGCAAGCGGGGGCGGATTGGCCGGCTTATGGCGGCTCGTACAGCGCACGTCGCTTCACGCCGCTGACCCAGATCACACCGGCAAACGTCAACACGCTGGAACGCGCATGGACGATCCACACGGGCGATCTGCCATCGGCGGAGGCAAAGGGCACGTACGGTGCCGAGAACACGCCGCTGAAAATCGGCGACACTTTGTACGTCTGCACGCCAAAAAGCATCGTCATCGCGCTCGACCCGGCAAGCGGGCAGCAGCGCTGGCGGTACGACCCGCAGGTGCCCGACAGCGCGATCCCCTATACCGCCGCCTGCCGCGGGGTGAGCTATTTCGCCGTTCCCGGCGCTGCCGCTGGCGACGCCTGCGCGACGCGGATCATCTGGGGTACGCTCGACGCGCATATCTTTGCGATCGACGCGCGCAGCGGCCGCCCTTGCGAGGGGTTCGGCACGCATGGCCGGGTCGATGCCAAGATAGGCATGGGCGACACGCCGCCAGGCTTCGTCTCGATCAACTCGCCGCCGACGATCGTGCGCGGCGTGGTCGTCACCGGGCATCAGGTACTCGACGGACAGGACCGCTGGGCACCGTCCGGAGTGATCCAAGGCTTCGATGCGGTAACCGGCCGGCTGCGTTGGGCGTGGGACATGATGCACCCCGACTGGTCTGGCTATCCTCCCGCCGGGCAGACCTGGGCGCGCGGCACGCCGAACATGTGGACGATCGCCAGCGGTGACGAGCAACTGGGCCTCGTCTATCTGCCGATGGGCAACGCCGCGGCTGATTATTACAGTTCGCTGCGCCGCCCGCCCGAAAACGCCTTCGCGACGTCGCTGGTCGCGCTTGATGTTACCACCGGCAAGCCGCGCTGGCGGTTCCAGGCGGTGCGCAAGGACGTCTGGGACTATGATTTCGGCGCGCAGGCGACGCTGGTCGACTATCGCGGCACGCCCGCCTTGGTCCTGCCGAGCAAGCAGGGCGACATGTACATTCTCGACCGCCGGACCGGTCGGGCGCTGACCCCGGTCGGCACGATCCGTGCGCCCGGCGGCGGCGTCGAACCTCAGGAGCGTTCGCCGTTCCAGATCGTGTCGAACTGGCATACCCTGCGCAAACCCGTTCTGACCGAGCGCGACATGTGGGGCATGTCCCCGATCGACCAGATGATCTGCCGGATCCAGTTCCGGAAAGCGCGCTACGAGGGGTTCTTCACGCCGCCGAACACCGACCGGCGCTCGATCACCTATCCCGGTTATAATGGCGGAACGGACTGGGGCGGGGTCGCTGTCGATCCGCAGCGCGGCGTGATCGTCGCCAATTACAACGACATGCCAAACTATACACGGCTGGTGCCGCGCGCCCGAGCCAATGAACTTGGCTGGGCACCCCGCAACCAGGCGCGGGGCCGGATCGGCGGGGCGGAAGGCGCGGGCGATCCGCAGGCCAACACGCCCTACGCCGTGGACGTGAATGCCGGATGGCGCATGAAATTCACCGGCATGCTGTGCAAACAGCCGCCCTATGGCGGCATCCGTGCGATCGACATGGCGACGGGCAAGACGATCTGGGATCGCCCCTTCGGCACCGCCCGCACCAATGGCCCGTTCGGCATACCGTCGATGTTGCCGCTGACGATCGGAACGCCGAACAATGGCGGCGCGGTGGTAACGGCAAGCGGTCTCATCTTTATCGCTGCGGCGACCGACAATCTGATCCGCGCGATCGATCTCGCGACCGGCGAAACGCTCTGGACGAAGACGCTGCCGGGTGGCGGGCAGGCGACGCCGATGGTCTATGAGCAGGGCGGACGTGAATATCTCGTCATCTACGCCGGCGGACACCATTTCATGGAGACGCCCGTCAGCGATCAGGTGATCGCCTACGCCCTGCCGGCGCGATAG
- a CDS encoding MgtC/SapB family protein, which produces MTDAHDWQTLSLRLGVATIAGLLVGLEREWRGRDAGLRTHALIALSSAAITVSALIVAQDQPPDRDSDPLRAVQGIAQAVGLIAGGLIFVRGSDVRNITTAASLWVSAAIGISAGAGQFELTLLLGAATLMVLAIVGLTERSFPRRFGDSTTPTPPDLRGQDKAGPIPTIEGREP; this is translated from the coding sequence ATGACTGACGCGCACGACTGGCAGACGCTGTCATTGCGGCTCGGTGTCGCCACCATTGCCGGACTGCTGGTCGGATTGGAGCGCGAGTGGCGGGGGCGGGATGCCGGACTGCGGACGCACGCCTTGATCGCGCTCAGTTCGGCAGCGATCACGGTTTCCGCCCTGATCGTCGCACAGGATCAGCCGCCCGATCGCGACAGCGATCCGTTGCGCGCGGTGCAGGGCATCGCGCAGGCGGTTGGCCTGATCGCGGGCGGCCTGATCTTCGTGCGGGGCAGCGACGTGCGAAATATCACGACGGCAGCCAGCCTTTGGGTCAGCGCCGCGATCGGAATCTCGGCTGGCGCCGGCCAGTTCGAACTTACGCTTCTGCTGGGCGCGGCGACCCTGATGGTGCTCGCGATCGTCGGCCTGACGGAGCGAAGTTTCCCCCGGCGCTTCGGCGATAGCACCACTCCGACGCCGCCCGATCTCCGAGGCCAAGATAAAGCCGGCCCCATACCGACAATCGAAGGACGTGAGCCATGA